In one window of Candidatus Nitrosocosmicus arcticus DNA:
- a CDS encoding asparagine synthase C-terminal domain-containing protein: MNDTSIVNYLTLRYDPVIDYPDSLTSENFEEKEVKDVRVKIIDIVKRELDLKLSQKKISNISIALSGGIDSGFTLAMIRKFFPQLKIDSICVGFGDNDDEICRAREIAEKYDSRFHELMIENVLEDLPKLISIAGVPKWNLYQYYPLEKAKSFSDVFFSGDGGDEIFGGYVFRYKKFLDKLKKVHNPNWIDKSRIYLECHERDWVPDQDKIFNKKLNFSWLKIYENFRTYFENNLYPLNQVFLADFNGKLLHDWIPSNHEFGKYLNLNINSLFLNPEMIALSTKLHWEVKYDYEKDIGKLPLLSILNDYLGFNNFHNIKKGFSLDLLNLWKNYGREIVLHYLHKDSDVVKNNIINIEWIDKAIRLVDESLNYNYNMRIRYISKLLSVLSLEIWHQLTVSAKLKPSSKLK, encoded by the coding sequence TTGAATGATACTAGTATCGTTAATTATTTGACCTTAAGATATGATCCAGTTATTGATTATCCTGATTCATTAACATCTGAAAATTTTGAAGAAAAAGAAGTCAAAGATGTGCGGGTAAAAATAATTGATATTGTTAAAAGGGAATTAGATCTCAAGCTATCGCAAAAGAAAATTTCAAATATTTCAATTGCATTAAGCGGTGGGATAGATTCAGGATTCACCCTTGCAATGATTAGAAAGTTTTTCCCGCAATTAAAAATCGACTCTATATGCGTTGGCTTTGGAGACAATGATGATGAAATATGTAGAGCAAGAGAAATTGCTGAAAAATATGATTCTCGTTTTCATGAATTAATGATAGAAAACGTGTTGGAGGACCTACCGAAGTTAATATCTATTGCTGGGGTTCCTAAATGGAATTTATACCAATATTATCCCCTGGAAAAAGCTAAAAGCTTTTCTGATGTATTTTTCTCAGGAGACGGTGGCGATGAAATATTTGGCGGTTATGTATTTCGTTATAAAAAGTTCTTAGATAAATTAAAAAAAGTTCATAATCCTAATTGGATAGATAAATCCAGAATATATCTAGAATGTCATGAGAGAGATTGGGTGCCTGACCAAGATAAAATATTTAATAAGAAATTAAACTTTTCATGGTTAAAGATATATGAAAACTTTAGGACCTATTTTGAAAATAATCTCTACCCTTTGAATCAAGTCTTTTTGGCCGATTTCAATGGCAAATTATTGCATGATTGGATACCATCCAATCATGAATTTGGCAAATACTTGAATCTAAATATTAACTCATTATTTTTAAACCCTGAGATGATAGCACTCTCCACCAAATTGCATTGGGAGGTAAAATACGATTACGAAAAAGATATAGGAAAACTTCCACTGTTATCGATTTTAAATGATTATCTTGGATTTAATAATTTTCATAATATAAAGAAGGGATTTTCCTTAGATCTATTAAATTTATGGAAGAATTACGGGAGAGAAATTGTATTGCATTATCTTCATAAAGACTCGGATGTTGTTAAAAATAATATTATAAATATTGAATGGATTGATAAAGCCATAAGACTAGTAGATGAATCGTTAAATTACAATTACAATATGAGAATTCGTTATATAAGCAAGCTATTGTCTGTTTTATCTTTAGAGATATGGCATCAATTAACTGTATCTGCTAAACTAAAACCTTCCTCCAAATTAAAATAA
- a CDS encoding NAD(P)/FAD-dependent oxidoreductase, translating to MKIAVIGAGVAGSYLGGMLYKRGHEITIFESNKKEMHWPVCAWGASRHMLEYFSNKAGLNFNNYIFHVGRRLRMGLPNQKEEFLDLDGLVTYNKKQWESDLLAGITVEYGINCDKKTFPRDKYDYILDCTGFHRRFLPKPEEDFVIPAYEYLVENIQDINEFHVIGYKGARGYFWYFPLSKGTGFMGAGDIDRKYYGVKEFLETHPDARIIKKIGRPIRLSPPKLMEPFHDDNIIGVGESIGTVFPMLGEGIIPSLLSCEIFLQVLDENKNKKVKFDHKQYREKILKKFNYYYDVYRIIRLKMDGKLSTVKHFNLLLSMYKNMKKDEKRFGFEIDFEKMRRLVNAL from the coding sequence AAATAACTATCTTCGAATCAAATAAGAAAGAAATGCATTGGCCGGTATGTGCATGGGGAGCTTCAAGGCATATGTTAGAGTACTTTTCTAATAAAGCAGGACTCAATTTTAATAATTATATTTTTCATGTAGGAAGAAGGCTAAGAATGGGACTCCCCAATCAAAAAGAAGAGTTTCTCGATTTAGATGGACTAGTTACCTATAACAAGAAACAATGGGAGAGCGATTTGCTCGCTGGTATCACAGTAGAATATGGTATTAACTGTGATAAAAAGACGTTTCCTAGGGATAAATATGATTATATTTTAGATTGTACCGGTTTCCACAGGAGATTTCTACCCAAACCAGAAGAGGATTTCGTGATTCCTGCATATGAATATCTGGTTGAAAACATTCAAGATATTAATGAATTTCATGTGATTGGATATAAGGGCGCTAGGGGATACTTTTGGTATTTTCCTTTAAGCAAAGGCACTGGATTTATGGGGGCGGGAGATATTGACAGAAAGTATTATGGAGTAAAAGAATTCTTAGAAACTCATCCAGATGCACGAATAATCAAAAAAATTGGTAGGCCCATACGACTTTCACCGCCGAAATTGATGGAACCGTTTCACGACGACAACATCATAGGAGTAGGAGAATCTATCGGTACGGTGTTTCCAATGCTTGGTGAAGGAATCATCCCATCATTGTTAAGTTGTGAAATATTTTTGCAGGTATTGGATGAGAACAAAAACAAAAAAGTGAAGTTCGACCATAAACAATATAGAGAAAAAATTCTAAAGAAATTCAATTATTACTATGATGTATACCGAATTATAAGACTCAAAATGGATGGGAAACTAAGTACTGTGAAGCATTTTAATTTGTTATTGAGCATGTATAAAAACATGAAGAAGGATGAAAAGAGGTTTGGCTTTGAAATCGACTTTGAAAAAATGAGGAGATTAGTAAATGCATTATGA